TACGTCCGCCAGCTGGGCCGCAAGACACCGCAGACCTACGAGGACTACCGCGCGTTTGTGGAGACCCGCCCGCCGGAGGTCATCGCCAACATCGCTATCTGCCTCATCCACCAGACCAATTACCTGATTGACCAGCAGCTCCGCCGTTTGGAGAAAGATTTCCTCGAGCAGGGCGGACTGCGCAAGCGCATGACCCGCGTCCGCTTGCAGTATCGGAATAGGAACACTGCGTCGCCGGAGTCCCAGGATGCCCATCGGCCGCCACCCAAGAAACCCGGAGGCCAGCCATGAGTCGCCCAAGACCGGCAACGCATGACTCCCACCCGTCGCATCATTCCCCTGCCGCTGCCCCGCGTGGAGGTGCTGGGGAACATCAGGGCGCTGCCATGAAGAGCGGGTGGCAAACAAAGAGACTTGGCGATGTGGCCACCCTCCAAAGGCCATAACTCCGCTCTAAGCCCGCCGGGTCCACGGAATCCGGTGCAATAGCAGGACGTTAGACACAGCGAGGGTTAGCCCAATGGGCGAGTTTTCGGTTGCCTTAATGTCTGGTTAGTGTAATATGATTCAGATATGGCGTCGGACCGCGAACAGACCCAACGTCGCCGTCGCGTCCTGCGCGAGCAATTGCGCGCGCTGAGCGTGGGGTCGCTGATGCGTGGCTCGCTGGTGGAGCGCGTGCGCCGCTGCGGTCGTCCGAACTGCGCCTGCGCCGACGATCCACGCAGGCAGCACGCGGGGAAGTTTCTCACGGTGCAGCTCGACGGGCGCACGCACGCCCTGCACGTGCGTCCCGAAGACGAGGCCCGGGTGCGCGCGGCCATCGGCGCGTACACCCGGCTGTGGAAGCTGATCAACGAGCTCACCGCGTGCGAGCTCTCGGATCTGAGGCGCGAGGCGCGCGAGCGCCG
The Candidatus Binatia bacterium genome window above contains:
- a CDS encoding DUF6788 family protein, giving the protein MASDREQTQRRRRVLREQLRALSVGSLMRGSLVERVRRCGRPNCACADDPRRQHAGKFLTVQLDGRTHALHVRPEDEARVRAAIGAYTRLWKLINELTACELSDLRREARERRRARRRRRR